A single genomic interval of Patescibacteria group bacterium harbors:
- a CDS encoding thiamine pyrophosphate-dependent enzyme: protein METLKDLLKKPEHFAPGHRTCRGCAIPIIVRSVLRATDNPVVVVNATGCMEVTTTLYPQTSWNMPYMHNAFENAPATMSGILAVYQHLKEKKKIPENVKFVVFGGDGSTYDIGLQSLSGAWERGDNFLYVCYDNQVYSNTGGQRSSATPLGASTSTTPAGKIESRKDIMKIAAAHNLPYLAQAAIHNWFDLHQKAKKAFNTNGPTFLNILCPCVANWKYNSDLTVKMSQLATETCFWPLYEIENGVYKLNYQPREKLPVEEFLKFQGRFKNLFSSKDKNNLIKIQQEIDKRWQELTGKCPR, encoded by the coding sequence ATGGAAACTCTAAAAGATTTATTAAAAAAACCGGAACATTTTGCGCCCGGTCATCGAACTTGCCGCGGATGCGCTATCCCGATTATTGTTCGGTCTGTTTTGCGAGCAACTGATAATCCAGTGGTGGTGGTTAATGCCACGGGATGCATGGAAGTTACGACCACTCTTTATCCTCAAACTTCCTGGAATATGCCTTATATGCATAATGCTTTTGAAAACGCGCCGGCAACCATGAGCGGTATTTTGGCGGTTTATCAGCATTTAAAAGAAAAAAAGAAAATTCCTGAAAATGTTAAATTTGTTGTTTTTGGCGGTGACGGTTCCACTTATGATATCGGGCTTCAATCACTTTCCGGAGCATGGGAAAGAGGAGATAATTTTTTATATGTTTGTTATGACAATCAAGTTTATAGCAATACCGGAGGACAAAGATCTTCTGCTACGCCACTCGGCGCTTCAACTTCAACTACTCCGGCCGGAAAAATAGAATCCAGAAAAGATATTATGAAAATCGCCGCGGCTCATAATTTGCCTTATTTGGCTCAGGCCGCAATTCATAATTGGTTTGATTTGCACCAAAAAGCAAAAAAGGCCTTTAATACCAATGGCCCGACTTTTTTGAATATTTTATGTCCTTGCGTGGCGAATTGGAAATATAATTCCGATTTGACTGTGAAAATGTCGCAACTTGCCACAGAAACTTGTTTTTGGCCGCTTTATGAAATAGAAAATGGCGTTTACAAATTAAATTATCAACCAAGAGAAAAACTTCCGGTTGAAGAATTTCTAAAATTTCAAGGAAGATTTAAAAATTTATTTTCTTCCAAAGATAAAAATAATTTAATTAAGATTCAGCAGGAGATTGATAAAAGGTGGCAGGAACTGACAGGGAAGTGTCCAAGGTAA
- a CDS encoding GIY-YIG nuclease family protein, with protein sequence MYYVYILQSLKDNKFYIGCTSNLQRRFSEHQRGKDWATKFRRPWKLVYHEEYSDKNEAYKREYFLKSTKGYLEKKRITNRFLNDAG encoded by the coding sequence GTGTATTACGTTTATATATTACAAAGTTTAAAAGATAATAAATTTTATATCGGTTGCACATCTAACTTACAGAGAAGATTTAGTGAACATCAACGTGGCAAAGATTGGGCGACAAAATTTCGCCGACCATGGAAGTTAGTCTATCATGAAGAATATTCCGATAAAAACGAAGCTTATAAAAGAGAATATTTTCTAAAATCGACAAAAGGATATTTGGAAAAGAAAAGAATAACTAATCGATTTCTTAATGACGCGGGGTAG
- a CDS encoding phosphatase PAP2 family protein: MDYFLLIKINHLAGEWIAFDQFGIICADGLIFFIPLIILLVYYLSPRRKEISLMVLKIVGTIACGLLINNFIGLFWHRFRPFVDHREVFQLIKFLASPEDYSFPSYHTTISFIMALTVFKDWKKFGIILLVLALLVGISRIFVGVHWPTDILGGIISAILSVFITQAIFKKLWKL, translated from the coding sequence ATGGACTATTTTTTATTGATAAAAATTAATCATTTGGCCGGCGAGTGGATTGCATTTGATCAATTTGGCATTATTTGCGCTGATGGGTTGATTTTCTTTATCCCCCTGATTATTCTTTTGGTTTATTATTTATCACCCAGAAGAAAAGAAATCAGTTTAATGGTTTTAAAAATAGTCGGAACTATCGCTTGCGGGCTCTTGATAAATAATTTTATTGGTTTATTTTGGCATCGTTTCCGTCCTTTTGTGGACCATAGAGAGGTTTTTCAGTTGATTAAATTTTTAGCCAGCCCGGAAGATTATTCTTTCCCGTCATATCACACGACTATCAGTTTTATCATGGCTCTGACCGTATTTAAAGATTGGAAAAAATTCGGCATAATTTTATTGGTTTTAGCTTTATTGGTTGGCATTAGTAGAATTTTTGTCGGTGTTCATTGGCCAACTGATATTTTAGGAGGCATTATATCAGCAATTTTAAGCGTATTTATCACTCAAGCTATTTTTAAAAAATTATGGAAACTCTAA